A portion of the bacterium genome contains these proteins:
- a CDS encoding TolC family protein produces MNHPLTRGLSPLLAAATLAVATLPAQAAEQPLDLRAAVSAALDTSPAVTAAEAKIGAAEARQGEANARVLPTVTLSAMPVHIGILDNNLSRMLKAMAPGLSLDFMLSETLTVTQPLFTGGRIGLGREAAEAGKAMAQEGARLSRQNVAFETATYYLNVLRAESLLEAVLENDRQAQAHLKDAQAREKNGLGTRFDTLQAQTALANVKGRVIQARNAVKLARLSLSTAIHQPLNDRPLAAPSLPMFKISESSIASGIEARPEVKVAQGQQKINALSTEISRRSLLPTVGVQGILLADKLNVPGYAVMGSASWELFDGGKVHAQIRAGEKTEEADVANLQAMREGLRLEVEKAIADRSEAKERITAAEQGLKAAQAGYDLAQLRYSEGAGTGTEAIDAASTMSQARATYIQATYDALAAELKIAKALGLDLAGMLRKA; encoded by the coding sequence ATGAACCATCCCCTCACCCGGGGCCTTTCGCCCCTCCTCGCCGCCGCGACGCTTGCCGTCGCCACCCTCCCGGCTCAGGCGGCCGAGCAACCCCTCGACCTGCGCGCGGCGGTATCGGCCGCGCTCGACACCAGCCCCGCCGTCACCGCCGCCGAGGCCAAGATCGGCGCCGCCGAGGCCCGGCAGGGCGAGGCGAACGCCCGGGTGCTGCCAACCGTGACCCTCAGCGCCATGCCGGTTCACATCGGGATCCTCGACAACAACCTCTCGCGCATGCTCAAGGCGATGGCCCCGGGCCTCAGTCTCGATTTCATGCTCAGCGAGACGCTGACCGTCACCCAGCCCCTCTTCACCGGCGGCCGCATCGGGCTCGGCCGCGAGGCCGCCGAGGCAGGCAAGGCCATGGCCCAAGAGGGCGCGCGCCTCTCGCGCCAGAACGTCGCCTTCGAGACCGCCACCTACTACCTCAACGTGCTGCGCGCCGAGAGCCTGCTCGAAGCGGTCCTCGAGAACGATCGCCAGGCACAGGCCCACCTCAAGGACGCCCAGGCCCGCGAGAAGAACGGGCTCGGCACCCGCTTCGACACCCTCCAGGCCCAGACGGCCCTCGCCAACGTCAAGGGCCGGGTCATCCAGGCCCGCAACGCGGTCAAGCTCGCTCGGCTGAGCCTCTCGACGGCGATCCACCAGCCGCTCAACGACCGCCCCCTGGCAGCCCCCAGCCTCCCGATGTTCAAGATCAGCGAGAGCAGCATCGCAAGCGGCATCGAGGCCCGGCCCGAGGTGAAGGTCGCCCAGGGCCAGCAGAAGATCAATGCCCTCAGCACCGAGATCAGCCGACGCTCCCTGCTGCCCACCGTGGGGGTCCAGGGCATCCTCTTGGCCGACAAGCTCAACGTGCCGGGCTACGCCGTCATGGGCTCGGCCAGCTGGGAGCTCTTTGATGGCGGCAAGGTCCACGCCCAGATCCGCGCGGGCGAGAAGACCGAGGAGGCCGATGTGGCGAACCTCCAAGCCATGCGCGAAGGGCTCCGGCTCGAGGTCGAGAAGGCGATCGCCGATCGCAGCGAGGCCAAAGAGCGGATTACAGCCGCCGAGCAGGGTCTGAAGGCCGCTCAGGCCGGCTACGACCTGGCTCAGCTACGCTACAGCGAAGGGGCCGGCACCGGCACCGAGGCCATCGACGCGGCCAGCACCATGTCCCAGGCCCGCGCGACCTACATCCAGGCCACCTACGACGCCTTGGCCGCCGAGCTCAAGATCGCCAAGGCCCTCGGGCTGGACCTGGCGGGAATGCTGCGCAAGGCATAA
- a CDS encoding HlyD family secretion protein, with translation MPTAESSTNGQAPAPVEDLKVTPKRKPPVVLMGVLAIGLVIGGVYGGKWWTHRQAFVSTEDAQVAGNLITVSSRVPGRIGQLLVDEGQQVQAGQVVAVLDETDFKAQLAQAEAGLAVAKTGLKTSETGVSLQSAQTTSQIAQAEAGVRAARAALTSAEASAEKAHADLSRVERLFEAGGISKQAYEAAKTGATAADSALTAAKSQLSSAQEGLRLANAGTQAVSIKRGGVETVQAQIAQAEAAVNLAKLQLAHATITAPVSGVIARRMSNLGEQVAPGQGLYSLTETDKVWISSYIEETYIRRVHQGAPVDIRIDAYPGKTFHGKVQQVGSVTGGQFSLLPANNAAGNFTKVVQRIPVKIAVEDQGHELKPGMSAVIDIDARTL, from the coding sequence ATGCCAACCGCTGAATCCAGCACCAACGGTCAAGCCCCCGCCCCCGTCGAAGACCTGAAGGTCACCCCGAAGCGCAAGCCTCCCGTCGTCCTGATGGGCGTGCTCGCCATCGGCCTGGTGATCGGCGGGGTGTACGGCGGCAAGTGGTGGACGCACCGCCAGGCCTTCGTCTCGACCGAGGACGCCCAGGTCGCAGGCAACCTGATCACCGTCAGCTCGCGCGTGCCGGGCCGCATCGGCCAGCTCCTGGTCGACGAGGGCCAGCAGGTCCAGGCGGGCCAGGTGGTCGCCGTCCTGGACGAGACCGACTTCAAGGCCCAGCTCGCTCAGGCCGAGGCGGGGCTCGCCGTCGCCAAGACCGGCCTCAAGACCTCCGAGACCGGGGTCTCGCTCCAGAGCGCCCAGACCACCTCGCAAATCGCCCAGGCCGAGGCCGGGGTGCGCGCCGCCCGCGCGGCCCTCACCAGTGCCGAAGCCAGCGCCGAGAAGGCGCACGCCGACCTCTCGCGCGTCGAGCGTCTCTTCGAGGCGGGCGGCATCTCCAAGCAGGCGTACGAAGCCGCCAAGACTGGCGCGACCGCGGCCGACTCGGCCCTGACTGCCGCCAAGAGCCAGCTCAGCTCGGCCCAGGAGGGGCTGCGCCTCGCCAACGCCGGCACCCAGGCGGTGAGCATCAAGCGCGGCGGGGTCGAGACGGTCCAGGCCCAGATCGCCCAGGCCGAGGCCGCGGTCAACCTCGCCAAGCTCCAGCTCGCCCACGCGACCATCACCGCCCCGGTCTCGGGCGTCATCGCCCGCCGCATGAGCAACCTCGGCGAGCAGGTCGCCCCCGGCCAGGGCCTCTACTCGCTGACCGAGACCGACAAGGTCTGGATCTCGAGCTACATCGAGGAGACCTACATCCGCCGCGTCCACCAGGGTGCTCCGGTCGACATCCGCATCGACGCCTACCCCGGCAAGACCTTCCACGGCAAGGTCCAGCAGGTCGGCTCGGTCACCGGCGGCCAGTTCTCGCTCTTGCCCGCCAACAACGCCGCCGGCAACTTCACCAAGGTCGTCCAGCGCATCCCGGTCAAGATCGCCGTCGAGGACCAGGGCCACGAGCTGAAGCCCGGCATGTCCGCCGTCATCGACATCGACGCCCGCACGCTGTAA
- a CDS encoding NERD domain-containing protein, with protein sequence MAQIIVAGNPVNEFEKTVARTLGHLPEGFVALTNVILPGFYHKQSNIEIDIILVSTHAVYAIETKYWQGEVHGHVNQKTWRVHRDNNPPHQIENPLQRCEMKAKTLNTILSRWNSGLMGKLKTKALIVVPPHTPMHVENPTDIELVTLERLLPVIQADAERMRHEATPAQVQAIAQVLVGSNLEEEEYLPFENYRIAETLKRSPRSVSFKAFNAITERQVFIKKLISDVNLPPDKLALWKNRAVREARATAKLSHPNLVTILDVIEDEGNLYVIAEWVEGFNLVDRIGSLSWREAVGYAAQAAAGLNAAHHATPPVVHRNVTPASIRVSDEIVKVTNFSGAHIEGDPSIVFTEAIHGRDPAYSAPELFTNASGADPRSDVYGLGATLYHLVTGQKPESFISRTSNPPAHELNPQLPEALGTALAKAMHPLPASRFATMQEFREALRAILA encoded by the coding sequence ATGGCCCAGATCATCGTGGCCGGAAACCCCGTGAACGAATTCGAGAAGACCGTCGCGCGCACGCTCGGCCATCTTCCCGAGGGCTTCGTGGCGTTGACGAACGTTATCCTGCCCGGCTTCTACCACAAGCAGAGCAACATCGAGATCGACATCATCCTGGTCTCGACCCACGCGGTCTACGCCATCGAGACCAAGTACTGGCAGGGCGAGGTCCACGGCCACGTCAACCAGAAGACCTGGCGGGTGCACCGGGACAACAACCCGCCCCACCAGATCGAGAACCCCCTGCAGCGCTGCGAGATGAAGGCCAAGACCCTCAACACCATCCTCTCGCGCTGGAACTCGGGGCTGATGGGCAAGCTCAAGACCAAGGCCCTCATCGTCGTGCCGCCCCACACCCCCATGCACGTGGAGAACCCGACCGACATCGAGCTGGTGACGCTGGAGCGGCTGTTGCCGGTCATCCAGGCCGACGCCGAGCGCATGCGCCACGAGGCGACCCCTGCCCAGGTCCAGGCGATCGCCCAGGTGCTGGTCGGCAGCAACCTCGAAGAGGAAGAGTACCTGCCCTTCGAGAACTACCGGATCGCCGAGACCCTCAAGCGCTCGCCCCGCTCGGTCTCCTTCAAGGCCTTCAACGCCATCACCGAGCGCCAGGTCTTCATCAAGAAGCTCATCTCCGACGTCAACCTGCCGCCGGACAAGCTCGCCCTCTGGAAGAACCGGGCGGTGCGCGAGGCCCGAGCGACGGCCAAGCTCTCTCACCCCAACCTCGTCACCATCCTCGACGTGATCGAGGACGAGGGCAACCTCTACGTCATCGCCGAGTGGGTCGAGGGCTTCAACCTGGTCGATCGGATCGGCTCGCTCTCGTGGCGCGAGGCCGTGGGCTACGCAGCGCAGGCCGCCGCCGGTCTGAACGCGGCCCACCACGCCACGCCCCCCGTCGTGCACCGCAACGTGACGCCCGCGAGCATCCGCGTTTCGGACGAGATCGTGAAGGTTACCAACTTCTCGGGGGCGCACATCGAGGGGGACCCTTCGATCGTCTTCACCGAGGCGATCCACGGCCGCGACCCGGCCTACTCGGCCCCGGAGCTCTTTACCAACGCCTCGGGTGCCGATCCGCGTAGCGACGTGTACGGCCTGGGCGCCACCCTCTACCACCTGGTGACGGGCCAGAAGCCCGAGAGCTTCATCTCCCGCACGTCCAACCCGCCCGCGCACGAGCTGAACCCGCAACTGCCCGAGGCGCTTGGCACCGCCCTCGCCAAGGCCATGCATCCCCTGCCCGCCTCGCGCTTCGCGACGATGCAGGAGTTCCGCGAGGCCCTGCGCGCCATTCTCGCCTGA
- a CDS encoding protein kinase, giving the protein MIGKAALILAMTLSIAPVALTAAGAMAPAWAAQEVTGDRAWVYAMQAVDDLIAQGRPEAAIAQLEALLKAAPKVRAGEAHLRLASLYGRLGRYDAAISHGNDAIEAWPENGWNYLPVARVLALAGRPAAAIALCTEAIKRDPAVRLAAQDLIFQIQSGALKPETTASPTPSPAPPVAPAVPTSLYVALGSLLTLSAGALAFGFSRRKRPVPPAPPQAPVSERAEQTGPVTYGPLGVRMREAGEMVGSYRILRVVGSSLHSILYCAEDTRLGRQVALKQVASGAGTLDGIISRFQKEVQSLIALSNHHDGVVKVYDYMEPSMLVTEWIEGENLEEAAPLPLEQVLSVGIAICDVLAFAHARGIVHRDIKPSNIMRTQHTGHVKLLDFGIAKNAALGTSNLTLDANVPIGTFTYMPPEQFAAPNQAKAPSDLYSLGLTLYRLITGEMPTEPWLGPRTFGLIPTEHFRPLTAESRAIALTLAATPALSEDLGWVAGLDAIIRRAFEENPADRYPDALSFKRALEGVWHRVVARSLA; this is encoded by the coding sequence TTGATAGGCAAGGCCGCCCTCATCCTCGCCATGACGCTCTCGATCGCCCCGGTCGCCCTGACGGCCGCCGGGGCGATGGCGCCTGCGTGGGCGGCTCAGGAGGTCACGGGCGATCGCGCCTGGGTGTATGCCATGCAGGCGGTAGACGATCTGATCGCCCAGGGCAGGCCGGAGGCTGCGATCGCGCAGCTCGAGGCGCTCCTCAAGGCGGCCCCTAAGGTGCGCGCCGGCGAGGCCCACCTGCGCCTGGCGAGCCTGTACGGGCGGCTGGGGCGTTACGACGCCGCCATTTCTCACGGCAACGACGCCATCGAGGCCTGGCCCGAGAACGGCTGGAACTACCTGCCGGTCGCGCGGGTGCTCGCCTTGGCCGGACGGCCCGCGGCGGCGATCGCGCTCTGCACCGAGGCCATCAAGCGCGACCCGGCGGTGCGCCTCGCGGCCCAGGACCTGATCTTCCAGATCCAGTCGGGGGCCCTCAAGCCCGAGACGACCGCTTCGCCCACGCCGTCGCCCGCGCCCCCCGTGGCCCCTGCGGTGCCGACCTCTTTGTACGTGGCCCTGGGCTCGCTCTTGACGCTCAGCGCCGGCGCGCTCGCGTTTGGCTTCTCGCGCCGCAAGCGCCCCGTGCCTCCGGCGCCCCCACAGGCGCCGGTGAGCGAGCGCGCCGAACAGACCGGACCCGTCACCTACGGCCCGCTGGGCGTGCGCATGCGCGAGGCGGGTGAGATGGTGGGCTCCTACCGCATCCTGCGGGTGGTGGGCAGCAGCCTGCACTCGATCCTCTACTGCGCCGAGGACACGCGGCTGGGCCGTCAGGTCGCCCTCAAGCAGGTGGCGAGCGGGGCCGGGACCCTCGACGGCATCATCTCCCGCTTCCAGAAGGAGGTCCAGAGCCTCATCGCCCTCTCCAACCACCACGACGGGGTGGTCAAGGTCTACGACTACATGGAGCCCTCCATGCTGGTTACCGAGTGGATCGAGGGCGAGAACCTCGAGGAGGCAGCGCCCCTGCCCCTGGAGCAGGTGCTTTCGGTCGGCATCGCCATTTGCGACGTGCTGGCCTTTGCTCACGCCCGCGGGATCGTGCACCGGGACATCAAACCGAGCAACATCATGCGCACGCAGCACACGGGCCACGTCAAGCTCCTGGACTTCGGCATCGCCAAGAACGCGGCCCTCGGCACCTCCAACCTGACGCTCGACGCCAACGTGCCGATCGGCACCTTCACCTACATGCCCCCCGAGCAGTTCGCGGCCCCCAACCAGGCCAAGGCCCCTTCCGACCTGTACTCGCTGGGGCTCACCCTCTATCGCCTCATCACCGGGGAGATGCCCACCGAGCCTTGGCTGGGGCCCCGGACCTTCGGCCTGATCCCCACCGAGCACTTCAGGCCCCTGACGGCCGAGAGCCGGGCGATCGCCCTCACCCTCGCGGCCACCCCGGCCCTCTCGGAGGACCTGGGCTGGGTCGCCGGGCTCGACGCGATCATCCGCCGGGCCTTCGAAGAGAACCCCGCCGATCGCTATCCGGACGCCCTCAGCTTCAAGCGCGCCCTGGAGGGGGTCTGGCATCGGGTGGTGGCGCGATCGCTGGCGTGA
- a CDS encoding MarR family transcriptional regulator — MPFSDPRAEVLNDLFDGFRGMRELFHGLIALYGLNISHYAALKHLHRQGPRSMSQLTSFLNVTHGASTSVIDRLAAIGLAERQAAPHDRRVVQVQITLQGQEVLKAIADESILRLTTVFADLSNDDRQQLAQGLKILANSIRTAHASPLGENHANR; from the coding sequence ATGCCGTTTTCCGATCCGAGAGCCGAAGTCCTGAATGACCTGTTCGACGGGTTCCGTGGGATGCGCGAGCTGTTCCACGGGCTCATCGCCCTGTACGGCCTGAACATCTCTCACTACGCGGCGCTCAAGCACCTGCACCGCCAGGGCCCCCGCTCCATGAGCCAGCTGACGAGTTTCCTGAACGTGACCCACGGCGCGAGCACCAGCGTGATCGATCGGCTCGCCGCCATCGGCCTCGCTGAGCGCCAGGCAGCCCCGCACGATCGCAGGGTCGTGCAGGTCCAAATCACCCTCCAGGGCCAGGAGGTCCTCAAGGCCATCGCCGACGAGTCCATCCTGCGCCTGACGACGGTATTCGCCGATCTGTCGAACGACGACCGGCAGCAGCTGGCGCAAGGACTCAAGATCCTCGCCAATTCCATCCGTACCGCCCACGCATCCCCGCTTGGAGAGAACCATGCCAACCGCTGA
- a CDS encoding sigma-70 family RNA polymerase sigma factor has product MLVEIAAPVPFEEEPLTHSSDLAFTNAEEETEDLDATETPEEESTHTKKINVATTGAHHEQSDDSIRMYLQEIGRRRLLTHPEELELARRVANGDEKAKRMLVAANLRLVVSIARKHLGRGLSFLDLIQEGNMGLMRAAEKYDYRKGFKFSTYATWWIRQAITRAIADQGRTIRVPVHMVETISRVKKTIRLMSQKLGRAPNEHEVATELAITVEKLREITKADREPISLETPIGKDDDSRLGDIIKDQYTASPPATVMNRMLSEDVQTMLETHLTDRELYVVRRRFGLDGETQRTLEGIGHDMGVTRERVRQIEAKALQKLRSSAFKEQLRGYLS; this is encoded by the coding sequence ATGCTCGTTGAGATCGCCGCTCCGGTCCCCTTCGAAGAAGAGCCCCTCACCCATTCGTCCGACCTCGCCTTCACCAACGCCGAGGAAGAGACCGAAGATCTCGACGCCACCGAGACTCCCGAAGAAGAGAGCACTCACACCAAGAAGATCAACGTCGCCACCACGGGGGCTCACCACGAGCAATCCGACGACTCCATCCGGATGTACCTGCAAGAGATCGGCCGTCGCCGCCTGCTGACCCATCCCGAGGAGCTCGAGCTCGCCCGCCGCGTCGCAAACGGCGACGAGAAGGCCAAGCGCATGCTGGTCGCCGCCAACCTCCGTCTGGTGGTTTCCATCGCCCGCAAGCACCTGGGTCGCGGCCTCTCCTTCCTCGACCTGATCCAGGAAGGCAACATGGGCCTGATGCGTGCCGCCGAGAAGTACGACTATCGCAAGGGCTTCAAGTTCTCGACCTACGCCACCTGGTGGATCCGTCAGGCCATCACCCGCGCGATCGCCGACCAGGGCCGCACCATCCGCGTGCCGGTCCACATGGTCGAGACCATCTCGCGCGTCAAGAAGACCATCCGCCTGATGAGCCAGAAGCTGGGCCGTGCTCCCAACGAGCACGAGGTCGCCACCGAGCTTGCGATCACCGTCGAGAAGCTCCGCGAGATCACCAAGGCCGACCGCGAGCCCATCAGCCTCGAAACCCCCATCGGCAAGGACGACGACAGCCGCCTGGGCGACATCATCAAGGACCAGTACACCGCAAGCCCCCCCGCGACCGTCATGAACCGGATGCTCTCCGAGGACGTCCAGACCATGCTCGAGACGCACCTGACGGACCGCGAGCTGTACGTGGTGCGCCGCCGCTTCGGCCTCGACGGCGAGACCCAGCGCACCCTCGAAGGCATCGGCCACGACATGGGCGTCACCCGCGAGCGGGTCCGCCAGATCGAAGCCAAGGCCCTCCAGAAGCTGCGCAGCTCGGCCTTCAAGGAGCAGCTGCGGGGCTACCTCAGCTAG
- a CDS encoding class I SAM-dependent methyltransferase produces the protein MSALYDAYASVYDRTGQSRFSLRMVSYARELWELSGHEPQSLLELACGTGSAAVAFANRGLAVTAVDQSEAMLALARAKATRWGAEVRWRCQDIRELALGGTFDAATCFYDSINYLLVPEDLEKAFERVAAHLAPGGLFLFDAITEYAVSTAWGNETEVKVEDAYARIWRASYDPHKRIGALKVDYFVEEADTGLYRRIRETHHHRGYSLFEVREALERAGFDLVNAYDCLTLNAVSASTYRIAYLARRS, from the coding sequence ATGTCAGCCCTCTACGACGCTTACGCCTCCGTTTACGACCGCACCGGCCAGAGCCGCTTCAGCTTGCGGATGGTCAGCTACGCCCGCGAGCTCTGGGAGCTGTCCGGTCATGAACCTCAATCGCTGCTGGAGCTGGCCTGCGGGACCGGCTCGGCCGCGGTGGCCTTCGCCAACCGGGGACTTGCCGTGACCGCCGTGGATCAGTCCGAGGCGATGCTGGCGCTCGCGCGGGCCAAGGCCACGCGCTGGGGCGCCGAGGTGCGCTGGCGTTGCCAGGACATCAGGGAGCTTGCGCTGGGTGGCACCTTCGATGCCGCCACCTGCTTCTATGACTCCATCAACTACCTTTTGGTTCCCGAGGATCTCGAAAAGGCCTTCGAGCGGGTGGCCGCCCACCTGGCTCCCGGCGGCCTCTTCCTCTTCGACGCGATCACCGAGTACGCGGTCTCGACCGCCTGGGGCAACGAGACCGAGGTGAAGGTCGAGGACGCCTACGCCCGCATCTGGCGCGCCTCCTACGACCCGCACAAGCGGATCGGCGCCCTCAAGGTGGACTACTTCGTCGAGGAGGCCGACACCGGCCTGTACCGCCGCATCCGGGAGACCCACCACCACCGCGGCTACTCGCTCTTCGAGGTCCGCGAGGCGCTGGAGCGCGCGGGCTTCGACCTCGTGAACGCCTACGACTGCCTGACCCTGAACGCCGTGAGCGCTTCGACCTACCGGATCGCCTACCTGGCGCGTCGCTCCTGA
- a CDS encoding DHA2 family efflux MFS transporter permease subunit, whose amino-acid sequence MAIASPRKGFQNPFAKLITDQNYMWWAALPVIMGMFIVIIDSSIVNVALPHIMAAFGSNVDDIEWISTGYMLAAAAMMPTTGFLADRFGRKKLYAIAIFLFTLTSMLCGAAWSAESLIFFRILQGIAGGAIQPVGQAIVFEAFPPEKRGMSMAIVGIGAMLAPTLGPTLGGYLVEYINWRWIFYVNLVPGLIATFMAAAVLRETALKNVKMDVWGFVSMAIFLSTFLVGVSDGHAKGWDSPYILGLFAVAAVSFGLFLVIELWRKEPLIDLRLFKNFTYSAGTVASIVMGIGLFGGMFLLPVFLQTVMGFDAVKTGLIMLPSGLSVAFMMPVAGLLSNRLDPRVPLIGGLSLMGLSLILQSHMTPETPLLTIYGWTILRGIGMGLAFPSMNQTALGAVPIQKIGQASGLFNVTRQIGGSFGIAILATILSQRTAFHTAILGQDAARTGVAGHAIGALKGLMLSHGASPHVAQQQAGAVIGMLAGKQAAVLAFQDTFWISGIIMFAGAIPALFLVKKKQQGQAGAAHMAVIE is encoded by the coding sequence ATGGCCATCGCAAGCCCGCGCAAGGGGTTCCAGAACCCGTTCGCCAAGCTGATCACGGATCAGAACTACATGTGGTGGGCGGCCCTGCCGGTCATCATGGGCATGTTCATCGTCATCATCGACTCGAGCATCGTCAACGTGGCGCTGCCGCACATCATGGCGGCTTTCGGCTCCAACGTCGACGACATCGAGTGGATCTCGACCGGGTACATGCTCGCCGCCGCGGCCATGATGCCGACCACCGGCTTCTTGGCCGATCGCTTCGGCCGCAAGAAGCTCTACGCCATCGCCATCTTCCTGTTCACCCTCACCTCCATGCTGTGCGGAGCGGCATGGAGCGCCGAGAGCCTCATCTTCTTCCGCATCCTCCAGGGGATCGCGGGCGGCGCCATCCAGCCCGTCGGGCAAGCCATCGTCTTCGAGGCGTTCCCGCCCGAAAAGCGCGGCATGTCCATGGCCATCGTGGGCATCGGTGCCATGCTCGCCCCGACCCTGGGCCCCACCCTGGGCGGGTACCTGGTCGAGTACATCAACTGGCGGTGGATCTTCTACGTCAACCTGGTCCCGGGGCTCATCGCCACCTTCATGGCCGCTGCGGTCCTGCGCGAGACGGCCCTCAAGAACGTCAAGATGGACGTCTGGGGCTTCGTCTCCATGGCGATCTTCCTCTCGACCTTCCTGGTGGGCGTCAGCGACGGCCACGCCAAGGGCTGGGACAGCCCCTACATCTTGGGCCTGTTCGCGGTGGCCGCCGTCAGCTTCGGCCTCTTCCTCGTGATCGAGCTGTGGCGCAAGGAGCCCCTCATCGACCTACGCCTGTTCAAGAACTTCACCTACAGCGCGGGCACCGTCGCCTCCATCGTCATGGGCATCGGCCTGTTCGGGGGCATGTTCCTGCTGCCGGTCTTCCTGCAGACCGTCATGGGCTTCGACGCGGTCAAGACCGGCCTCATCATGCTGCCCTCGGGCCTATCGGTCGCCTTCATGATGCCGGTCGCGGGGCTGCTCTCCAACCGGCTGGACCCGCGGGTGCCGCTGATCGGGGGCCTCAGCCTGATGGGCCTCTCGCTCATCCTCCAGTCCCACATGACCCCCGAGACGCCGCTCTTGACCATCTACGGCTGGACCATCCTGCGCGGTATCGGCATGGGGCTCGCCTTCCCCAGCATGAACCAAACGGCCCTGGGGGCGGTCCCCATCCAGAAGATCGGCCAGGCATCGGGCCTCTTCAACGTCACCCGTCAGATCGGCGGCAGCTTCGGCATCGCGATCCTCGCCACCATCCTGAGCCAGCGCACGGCCTTCCATACAGCCATTCTGGGCCAGGACGCGGCCCGCACCGGCGTGGCGGGCCACGCCATCGGCGCGCTCAAGGGGCTGATGCTGAGCCACGGCGCAAGCCCTCACGTCGCTCAGCAACAAGCCGGCGCCGTGATCGGCATGCTCGCGGGCAAGCAGGCCGCCGTCCTCGCCTTCCAGGACACCTTCTGGATCTCGGGGATCATCATGTTCGCGGGTGCTATCCCCGCCCTCTTCCTGGTCAAGAAGAAACAACAAGGCCAAGCGGGCGCTGCCCACATGGCCGTGATCGAGTAA